In the Marinitoga sp. 38H-ov genome, TTTCATATCTTTCAAGACCATAATGTCCAGCATATCCCTTCATATTCATTATTGCATCAATTCCAACTGTATGAGCATCTGTACCAGTACTTGCACCTATAACTCTAATTTTTCTACCTATATTTTTCTTAATAAATTCATCTGTTTCTTCCATACTCCATGTTGTTGATTCTACTTTTGGTACATGAATAGCTGTATAATCAACTGTATGAGTACAACTACCATATGCAATTATAAATGTAAAACCTTTAGTTAATTCCTTGTGATATACAACCATAGGATCATCAAATCCCATTTTTTTCATAAGCTGTTTTGCAGCTTCTACAGCTTCATCTCCATCAGGTACAGGTAATGTAAAACTCAATTGAGTTTTACCGTCATTCATTGTATCTCCATATGGTTTTATTGCTTTTAAATTTAATGTTTTATCAAAATCCTTTTTTTCTGTTGAATACAATCCTCCGCTCATGGTCTTTCAGCCTCCAACATTTTATTAATAAATGGATTAAAATAATTATCTCCTTTTTCAAATACACCATCTAAACCTTTTCCACCATCAATAGGTCTTTTGATATTAGCAAAAGTTCCTTTTGACAATGAAACAAATAATCCATCATGAACCATTTTTTCCAACAATTGAACAGATTCATCTAATACTTGTTGAGCTCTTTTTTGTATTATTCCATCTTTTTTAAATTCTATTTCATCTCCTATATTTTTCATATTATTGAAAATATATCTAGCATTTTCAATTGACAAGTATCTATCTGACATAAAAGGTGTATGAATAGCTTCTGTAAGCATACCTAATAATTGAATTCCTTGTTTTGTCCATATAGATACAACATTAAATAATGCATCTTGCACATGACCTTTAAAAATATTTCCTGTCATATATTTTGTAGGTGGCATATATTTTAATGGTGCTTTAGGAAATATTTCTCTAATCATTTGTGCCTGAGCTAATTCATATAAAAATCCATTTGTTAGATCAGGATTCATTTCAAATGCATGTCCTAAACCCATTTGTTCTTCTGGGATACCTGCCATTAAAGCTAATTGTTCATTAATTAAATCTGATGTAAGAACAGTATGTGCTTCTTCATATGCATCAGCTGTAGTTAAATAATTATCTTCCCCAGTATTAATAATAATCCCAGAAAATCCATTTATAACTCTTGAAAAATATTGGTCAATAATAGTTCTTTGCATATTTATATCTCTAAATAATATTCCATATAATGCATCATTAAGCATTACATCTAATCTTTCCATAGCTCCCATTGCAGAGATTTCTGGCATACAAAGACCTGAAGCATAATTAACAAGTCTAATATACCTTCCAACTTCTTCTCCTACCTCATCTAAAGCCTTTCTCATTATTCTAAAGTTTTCTTGTGTAGCCATTGTTCCACCAAAACCTTCAGTTGTTGGACCATATGGAACAAAATCTAATAAACTTTGACCTGTAGTTCTAATAACCGCAATTATATCAGCACCTTGTCTTGCAGCAGCTTGTGCTTGAATAACATCTTCGTATATATTACCTGTTGCTACTATTACATATAAATATGGTTGTGGACCTTCACCTAATTTTTCCAAATACTCATTCCTTTTTCTTCTATTATCTTGAATCCTTTTAATCATACTGTCTACAAAAGGTAAAATAGCTTCATTTGCTTTTTCTTTTGAATGTACTTTAATTCTTGATAAATCCAATTCTCCTTTTGATATTTTTTCTGCTATTTCTTGAGGAGTAAACCCTGTTTCAATTATTGCATTTCCTATTAAAAATGCTGCTCCTTGTTGTAATAATCCTTTTTCCTTTATATGATCAACTACAATATTAGGTAGCGGCACTTCATATTCATCTATTCCATCTATTCCTAGTAATCTACAAATAGTTCTTTCAACTGATACGGTAGATCTTTTATCTACAAAATTTTGCACATCTTCTGCTATTTTTCTAGCCAAACTTCTTGCATATTCAACTTTCTTAAAATCCAAACCTAATTTACTCATTAGAGTTTTCCTCCTTTTTTAACCTATCTATAATTTGTATTAAATTGCTATCAATATTTAATAATTTTGCTATAGTTAATGCTTCTTCTGGAACTATTTCATCTTTCTCTTCTATTAAAGAATAATCTATAATATCATTTATATTTTCTGGAATTAAACTATCTTTTAGTTTATCTTTTCTTATTCCTTTTATTCTTAATTTTCTAATAGATTCATCTGCAACATTATTAAAATGTGTAGTTATTAAAGATATAGAATTATGTTCTTTCAATATTTCAATTACACCTTTTACTATTAATTTCCCTTCATGTGGATTAGTATTTCTTGCTAATTCATCTAATAG is a window encoding:
- a CDS encoding OAM dimerization domain-containing protein, which translates into the protein MSGGLYSTEKKDFDKTLNLKAIKPYGDTMNDGKTQLSFTLPVPDGDEAVEAAKQLMKKMGFDDPMVVYHKELTKGFTFIIAYGSCTHTVDYTAIHVPKVESTTWSMEETDEFIKKNIGRKIRVIGASTGTDAHTVGIDAIMNMKGYAGHYGLERYEMFETLNMGSQVPNEEFVAKAIEFNADALLVSQTVTQKDIHIKNLTELVEILEAEGIRDKVILIAGGPRITHELVKELGYDAGFGANTYADDVASYIAQEMYKRMQEKR
- a CDS encoding lysine 5,6-aminomutase subunit alpha — protein: MSKLGLDFKKVEYARSLARKIAEDVQNFVDKRSTVSVERTICRLLGIDGIDEYEVPLPNIVVDHIKEKGLLQQGAAFLIGNAIIETGFTPQEIAEKISKGELDLSRIKVHSKEKANEAILPFVDSMIKRIQDNRRKRNEYLEKLGEGPQPYLYVIVATGNIYEDVIQAQAAARQGADIIAVIRTTGQSLLDFVPYGPTTEGFGGTMATQENFRIMRKALDEVGEEVGRYIRLVNYASGLCMPEISAMGAMERLDVMLNDALYGILFRDINMQRTIIDQYFSRVINGFSGIIINTGEDNYLTTADAYEEAHTVLTSDLINEQLALMAGIPEEQMGLGHAFEMNPDLTNGFLYELAQAQMIREIFPKAPLKYMPPTKYMTGNIFKGHVQDALFNVVSIWTKQGIQLLGMLTEAIHTPFMSDRYLSIENARYIFNNMKNIGDEIEFKKDGIIQKRAQQVLDESVQLLEKMVHDGLFVSLSKGTFANIKRPIDGGKGLDGVFEKGDNYFNPFINKMLEAERP